From the genome of Amycolatopsis sp. NBC_01488, one region includes:
- a CDS encoding SIS domain-containing protein, with translation MSGTFMAAEVASQPGCWLEAGAFAAANSGWLPAPGARVAIVGCGTSWFVGQAYAVLRETAGLGETDAFAASEFPSGRAYDHVLALSRSGTTTEVHTLLAKLRGRTKTTAITGVPAAIAHAADAVVDLSVVDERSVVQTRFATTALAMLRAHLGEDLTDVVAQAERVLAEPLPAPLVEAEQLSFLGTGWSVGIANEAALKFREACLLWTESYPAWDYRHGPISISEPGRVTWMFGRAPDGLADDVRRAGGTFVESGLDPLADLVRAQLVAGAIARRKGLDPDHPRGLTRSVVLA, from the coding sequence ATGAGCGGAACCTTCATGGCGGCGGAGGTCGCCAGCCAGCCCGGCTGCTGGCTCGAGGCGGGCGCGTTCGCCGCGGCGAACAGCGGCTGGCTGCCCGCACCGGGCGCCCGGGTGGCGATCGTCGGCTGCGGCACGTCGTGGTTCGTCGGTCAGGCCTACGCGGTGCTGCGCGAAACCGCCGGACTCGGGGAGACCGACGCCTTCGCCGCGTCCGAATTCCCTTCCGGGCGCGCCTACGACCACGTGCTCGCGCTGAGCCGCTCGGGCACCACCACCGAGGTGCACACCCTGCTCGCGAAGCTGCGCGGCCGCACGAAGACCACGGCGATCACCGGCGTGCCCGCCGCGATCGCGCACGCCGCCGACGCCGTCGTCGACCTGTCCGTGGTGGACGAACGCTCGGTCGTGCAGACCCGCTTCGCCACCACCGCGCTCGCGATGCTGCGTGCGCACCTGGGCGAGGACCTGACCGACGTCGTCGCGCAGGCCGAGCGCGTGCTGGCGGAGCCGCTGCCGGCCCCGCTGGTCGAGGCGGAACAGCTCAGCTTCCTCGGCACCGGCTGGTCGGTCGGGATCGCGAACGAGGCCGCGCTCAAGTTCCGCGAAGCGTGCCTGCTGTGGACGGAGTCCTACCCGGCGTGGGACTACCGGCACGGCCCGATCAGCATCAGCGAGCCGGGCCGGGTGACGTGGATGTTCGGCCGCGCACCGGACGGGCTCGCCGACGACGTCCGCCGCGCGGGCGGCACCTTCGTCGAGAGCGGCCTCGACCCGCTCGCCGACCTCGTCCGCGCCCAGCTCGTGGCCGGGGCGATCGCCCGGCGCAAGGGCCTCGACCCGGACCACCCGCGCGGCCTCACGCGATCCGTCGTCCTCGCATGA
- a CDS encoding TetR/AcrR family transcriptional regulator, which translates to MTAERTGADDVDRTLALLWRARGGATEPTRGRRPTLTIERIVAAAVAVADADGLAAASMHRVAKELGAGTMTLYTYVPGKAELVDLMVDDVLVGRRLPGPGEPRPADWREQVALYAQRTREAYRAHPWLCEVSRVRPPLGPGQLAGQEYLLSIMDELGLPPRQAAAAANGIGTYVDANAALGAENTRLERSTGQSTEAWWHQRSTFWENYFVVDAHPAMNRIWLGGGFDASAKAQGDQAYEFGLDRMLDGIQALVSGDPDGR; encoded by the coding sequence ATGACCGCCGAACGCACTGGCGCCGACGACGTGGACCGGACGCTGGCGCTGCTCTGGCGCGCCCGCGGCGGGGCCACCGAGCCGACCCGGGGCCGCCGCCCCACGTTGACGATCGAGCGGATCGTCGCCGCCGCGGTCGCGGTCGCGGACGCCGACGGGCTGGCCGCCGCGTCGATGCACCGCGTGGCCAAGGAACTCGGCGCCGGCACGATGACGCTCTACACCTACGTGCCCGGCAAGGCCGAGCTGGTGGACCTGATGGTCGACGACGTGCTCGTCGGGCGGCGGCTGCCCGGGCCGGGCGAGCCGCGGCCGGCGGACTGGCGCGAGCAGGTGGCGCTCTACGCGCAGCGAACGCGCGAGGCGTACCGCGCGCACCCGTGGCTGTGCGAGGTGTCCCGCGTCCGGCCGCCGCTCGGGCCCGGTCAGCTGGCCGGGCAGGAGTACCTGCTGTCCATCATGGACGAGCTGGGCCTGCCGCCGCGGCAGGCCGCCGCGGCGGCCAACGGGATCGGCACGTACGTCGACGCGAACGCGGCGCTCGGCGCGGAGAACACCCGCCTCGAGCGCAGCACCGGCCAGTCGACGGAGGCCTGGTGGCACCAGCGCTCGACGTTCTGGGAGAACTACTTCGTGGTCGACGCGCACCCGGCGATGAACCGCATCTGGCTCGGCGGCGGCTTCGACGCGAGCGCGAAGGCCCAGGGCGACCAGGCGTACGAGTTCGGCCTCGACCGCATGCTCGACGGCATCCAGGCTCTCGTGAGCGGTGACCCGGACGGCCGCTAG
- a CDS encoding 1-phosphofructokinase family hexose kinase → MIVTVTPNAALDVTYTVDSLVPDAVHRARDVRQRAGGKGVNVARVLHALGVDVRAVTTAGGATGAEFAADLGAAGLPADLVPIGGETRRTTTVLSTVDGSVTLLAEPGPELTAAEWALLAERVRHRAPEVLVCSGSLPPGAPPDGYARLLAGTTSVLDTSGPALLAGLAGRPTVVKPNLEELREVTGIDDPVAAAAELRTAGAGAVVVSLGADGLLAVTAAGVWHATPSSVLTGNSTGAGDAVVAALALGLCRREPWPEILRRAVALSGAAVLGPLAGDVDLAHYHRERELVAVRARPERES, encoded by the coding sequence GTGATCGTCACCGTGACGCCGAACGCCGCGCTCGACGTCACCTACACCGTGGACAGCCTGGTGCCGGACGCCGTGCACCGGGCCCGCGACGTGCGGCAGCGGGCGGGCGGCAAGGGCGTGAACGTCGCCCGGGTGCTGCACGCGCTCGGCGTCGACGTCCGGGCCGTCACCACCGCGGGCGGCGCCACCGGGGCCGAGTTCGCGGCCGACCTCGGTGCGGCCGGGCTGCCCGCGGACCTGGTGCCGATCGGCGGCGAGACGCGCCGGACCACCACCGTACTGTCCACAGTGGATGGATCGGTCACCCTGCTCGCCGAGCCGGGGCCCGAGCTGACCGCGGCCGAATGGGCGCTGCTGGCCGAGCGCGTCCGGCATCGTGCACCCGAGGTGCTGGTGTGCTCCGGCAGCCTGCCGCCGGGGGCGCCGCCGGACGGCTACGCGCGGCTGCTCGCCGGCACGACGTCCGTCTTGGACACTTCGGGCCCGGCGCTGCTGGCCGGGCTGGCCGGCCGGCCGACCGTGGTCAAGCCCAACCTCGAAGAGCTTCGCGAGGTCACCGGCATCGACGACCCCGTCGCCGCGGCCGCCGAGCTGCGCACGGCCGGGGCCGGCGCGGTCGTCGTCTCGCTCGGCGCCGACGGCCTGCTCGCGGTGACGGCCGCGGGTGTCTGGCACGCGACGCCGTCGAGCGTGCTCACCGGCAACAGCACCGGCGCGGGCGACGCCGTGGTCGCGGCGCTCGCGCTCGGGCTCTGCCGCCGCGAGCCGTGGCCGGAGATCCTGCGCCGGGCCGTCGCGCTGTCCGGCGCGGCCGTGCTCGGGCCGCTCGCCGGCGACGTCGACCTCGCGCACTACCACCGGGAACGGGAGCTGGTCGCCGTGCGCGCCCGGCCGGAACGGGAGTCCTGA
- a CDS encoding class II fructose-bisphosphate aldolase — translation MPLVATGEIVAEAASARRGCGAFNAIQLEHITAIVEGAALADAPVIVQLSQNAVRYHGALAPIGGAALAAARVAEARVAVHLDHAESRELVREAVALGFGSVMFDASGLDYADNVRETREVVAFCHDHGVWVEAELGEIGGKDGVHAPGARTDPGEAAEFAAATGVDALAVAVGSSHAMLTRDATLDFDLIARLRERVQVPLVLHGSSGVSDRGLTDAVRAGMTKVNIATQLNKVFTAAAADDWRAHPERVDPRKYLGAGRAAVTAEVRRLLHLLVLTDA, via the coding sequence ATGCCTCTGGTGGCCACCGGGGAGATCGTCGCGGAGGCCGCCTCGGCCCGGCGGGGCTGCGGCGCCTTCAACGCGATCCAGCTGGAACACATCACGGCGATCGTCGAAGGCGCGGCGCTGGCGGACGCGCCGGTGATCGTGCAGCTCAGCCAGAACGCCGTGCGCTACCACGGCGCGCTGGCGCCGATCGGCGGCGCGGCACTGGCCGCTGCCCGCGTGGCCGAAGCGCGGGTCGCCGTGCACCTCGACCACGCCGAGTCCCGCGAGCTGGTGCGCGAAGCCGTCGCGCTCGGGTTCGGTTCGGTCATGTTCGACGCGTCCGGACTGGACTACGCCGACAACGTGCGCGAAACCCGCGAGGTGGTCGCGTTCTGCCACGACCACGGCGTCTGGGTGGAGGCCGAGCTCGGCGAGATCGGCGGCAAGGACGGCGTGCACGCGCCGGGTGCGCGCACCGATCCCGGTGAGGCAGCGGAGTTCGCCGCGGCCACCGGGGTCGACGCGCTCGCGGTGGCGGTCGGCAGTTCGCACGCGATGCTGACCCGGGACGCCACTTTGGACTTCGACCTCATCGCGCGGCTGCGCGAGCGCGTGCAGGTGCCGTTGGTGCTGCACGGCTCGTCCGGCGTTTCCGACCGGGGGCTCACCGATGCCGTGCGCGCGGGGATGACGAAGGTCAACATCGCGACGCAGCTCAACAAGGTGTTCACCGCGGCCGCCGCGGACGACTGGCGGGCCCACCCCGAGCGCGTCGACCCGCGGAAGTACCTGGGTGCGGGACGTGCCGCCGTCACGGCCGAAGTGCGGCGATTGTTGCACCTGCTCGTGTTGACAGATGCTTGA
- a CDS encoding epoxide hydrolase family protein has protein sequence MSRSTTAVQAFEAHAPEADLDDLRARLAAARLPEAETVRAAPGSRRWDQGVPLADLAEVVDYWRTGYDWRAFEDRLNRIGQFRTTVDGLGIHFLHRRSARADATPLILTHGWPGSIAEFVDVVDELADPQEAAPPAFHVVVPSLPGFGYSDKPATTGWGTEKIAGAWVDLMGRLGYGRFLAHGGDWGGNITTVLGGRFPAHVLGIHTTFAEGPPGLPTDGLTALERRWTEETRDFWHHRAAYAKQQATRPQTIGYSLVDSPVGLLAWILDKFAEWSDTEDSPFETISRDRILDDVTLYWLTRTGASAARIYYESHNSLDPELRVDVPSAISMYPRDIEKCPRPWARERYRQIVRWRSPETGGHFPSLEVPGYFVEDLREGLAAVLAAGR, from the coding sequence ATGTCCCGTTCGACCACCGCCGTGCAAGCATTCGAAGCCCACGCACCCGAAGCCGATCTCGACGATCTGCGCGCGCGACTGGCCGCCGCGCGGCTCCCGGAAGCCGAGACGGTCCGCGCCGCACCCGGCTCTCGCCGATGGGATCAGGGCGTTCCGCTCGCCGACCTCGCCGAGGTGGTGGACTACTGGCGCACCGGGTACGACTGGCGGGCGTTCGAAGACCGCCTCAACCGGATCGGCCAGTTCCGCACGACCGTCGACGGCTTGGGAATCCACTTCCTGCACCGCCGATCCGCGCGCGCGGATGCCACGCCGCTGATCTTGACCCACGGGTGGCCCGGCAGCATCGCCGAATTCGTCGACGTCGTGGACGAGCTGGCGGATCCGCAAGAGGCGGCCCCGCCGGCGTTCCACGTCGTGGTGCCCTCGCTGCCCGGCTTCGGCTACAGCGACAAGCCGGCGACCACCGGGTGGGGCACCGAAAAGATCGCGGGCGCCTGGGTGGACCTGATGGGCAGGCTCGGCTACGGCCGGTTCCTGGCCCACGGAGGTGACTGGGGAGGCAACATCACCACGGTTCTCGGCGGCCGGTTCCCGGCGCACGTGCTCGGCATCCACACGACGTTCGCGGAGGGACCGCCCGGGCTGCCGACCGACGGGCTGACGGCGCTCGAGCGCCGGTGGACCGAGGAAACCCGCGACTTCTGGCACCACCGCGCGGCGTACGCGAAGCAGCAGGCGACCCGGCCGCAGACCATCGGCTATTCGCTCGTGGACTCACCGGTCGGGCTGCTTGCCTGGATCCTCGACAAGTTCGCCGAGTGGTCGGACACCGAAGACAGCCCGTTCGAGACGATTTCCCGAGACCGGATCCTCGACGACGTCACCCTGTACTGGCTGACGCGAACCGGCGCATCAGCGGCCCGCATCTACTACGAAAGCCACAACTCGCTGGATCCCGAACTCCGGGTCGACGTCCCGTCGGCGATCAGCATGTATCCCCGCGACATCGAGAAGTGCCCGCGTCCGTGGGCGCGGGAGCGGTACCGGCAGATCGTCCGATGGCGGTCGCCCGAAACCGGGGGACACTTCCCGTCGCTGGAGGTGCCCGGGTACTTCGTCGAGGATCTGCGAGAGGGCCTCGCGGCAGTGCTGGCCGCCGGCCGGTGA
- a CDS encoding GNAT family N-acetyltransferase codes for MITIGRLAAEDRQAWENLFAGYNTFYGRTLAPELMDRAWREFGTGERMHALGARLDGELVGIVHFFPHASTTSADVCYLQDLFTAPEARGHGVGRALIEAVADWARERRCVRVYWHTQTSNTTARRLYDQVALDKGFMQYQIPLDS; via the coding sequence ATGATCACTATCGGGCGCCTCGCCGCGGAAGACCGCCAGGCTTGGGAAAACCTGTTCGCCGGCTACAACACGTTCTACGGCAGGACACTCGCGCCCGAGCTGATGGACCGCGCGTGGCGCGAGTTCGGCACCGGCGAGCGGATGCACGCGCTCGGCGCGCGGCTCGACGGCGAGCTGGTCGGCATCGTCCACTTCTTCCCGCACGCCAGCACGACCTCCGCCGACGTCTGCTACCTGCAGGACCTGTTCACCGCCCCGGAAGCCCGCGGGCACGGGGTCGGCCGGGCCCTGATCGAAGCCGTCGCGGACTGGGCTCGGGAGCGGCGCTGCGTGCGCGTCTACTGGCACACGCAGACGTCGAACACGACCGCTCGCCGGCTTTACGACCAGGTCGCGCTCGACAAGGGGTTCATGCAGTACCAGATCCCGCTGGATTCCTGA
- a CDS encoding metallophosphoesterase, with translation MRGQLVVVPILAMLLLFGVPWWTLVLAPEWGPAGLIAGTAVLALGLVTMPLAMARGHGRRQQDGAARLGDSLLAVIWVLFSWCVLSLVLRVALLGVDDPLRSRIVAGAAFVVAAGLLVHGNRVAMRVPPVKATDVVIPRLGPGLDGLRVAVLTDTHFGPIDRTKWSEKVVAAVNALEADVVCHAGDLADGAVAKRRKQVDPLGGVQAALGRFYITGNHEYFGEAQAWLDHMESLGWDTLHNRSTLLERDGDRVLFAGIDDPTGASSGLPGHGPDLAAALADRPADVPVVLLAHQPKQVREARAADVDLQISGHTHGGQIWPFHLLVRLDQPTLSGLTRHGPTQLYNSRGTGFWGPPFRIFAPSEITLLTLRSA, from the coding sequence ATGAGAGGGCAACTCGTCGTCGTGCCGATCCTGGCCATGCTCCTGCTGTTCGGCGTGCCGTGGTGGACGCTCGTCCTCGCGCCCGAGTGGGGCCCGGCCGGCCTGATCGCCGGCACCGCGGTGCTGGCGCTGGGCCTGGTCACGATGCCGCTCGCGATGGCCCGCGGCCACGGGCGGCGGCAGCAGGACGGCGCCGCGCGCCTCGGCGACTCGCTCCTGGCCGTGATCTGGGTGCTGTTCAGCTGGTGCGTCCTGAGCCTGGTGCTGCGGGTCGCGCTGCTCGGCGTCGACGACCCGCTGCGGTCACGGATCGTCGCGGGCGCGGCCTTCGTGGTGGCGGCCGGGCTGCTCGTGCACGGCAACCGCGTCGCCATGCGGGTGCCGCCGGTCAAGGCGACCGACGTCGTGATCCCGCGGCTCGGTCCGGGCCTCGACGGCCTGCGCGTCGCCGTGCTGACCGACACCCACTTCGGCCCGATCGACCGGACGAAGTGGTCGGAGAAGGTCGTCGCGGCGGTCAACGCCCTGGAAGCCGACGTCGTCTGTCACGCCGGCGACCTCGCCGACGGCGCGGTGGCGAAGCGCCGCAAGCAGGTCGACCCGCTCGGCGGCGTCCAGGCCGCGCTCGGGCGGTTCTACATCACCGGCAACCACGAGTACTTCGGCGAGGCCCAGGCCTGGCTCGACCACATGGAAAGCCTCGGCTGGGACACCCTGCACAACCGCTCGACGCTCCTGGAGCGCGACGGCGACCGCGTCCTGTTCGCCGGCATCGACGACCCGACGGGCGCGTCGTCCGGCCTGCCCGGCCACGGCCCGGATCTGGCCGCCGCCTTGGCCGACCGGCCCGCCGACGTCCCGGTGGTGTTGCTCGCACACCAGCCGAAGCAGGTCCGCGAGGCCCGCGCGGCCGACGTCGACCTGCAGATCTCCGGGCACACGCACGGCGGCCAGATCTGGCCGTTCCACCTGCTGGTGCGGCTCGACCAGCCGACGCTGTCGGGCCTGACCCGGCACGGCCCGACCCAGCTGTACAACAGCCGGGGCACCGGGTTCTGGGGTCCGCCGTTCCGGATCTTCGCGCCCAGCGAGATCACGCTCCTCACCCTGCGCTCGGCCTGA
- a CDS encoding lytic transglycosylase domain-containing protein: protein MPKHRPRRKGSRGVRRTAAALAGGALVVLPTLTTGLPTPVVIAGAGETLPDQAAPIQQPNIVMPPVAVDGSLPQPPLPTPLVVPGGRAGSAGISGPLGIPASMLKAYQNAAEILAKEQPGCHLDWALIASIGRIESNHARGGYVNANGDTLEPILGPVLNGAGAFAAIPDTDGGKYDGDPVWDRAVGPTQFIPSTWQGYASDGNGDGVSNPNNIYDETLATARYLCSGGLDLSTDAGQRLAVRRYNNSQSYVDTVLAWAAAYRGGVAQLPDSQVPIGTPNAPDSAAAGSPAGIPAPPAPPVTAQPPGSLPGTSTPPTTTSPTSSTPTTTPGSPTTDPTKTPPASTTPPATTPPPSTTATTTPPPATTPADSAGTATETTTTTTSPTG from the coding sequence ATGCCGAAGCACCGGCCACGGCGCAAGGGCTCGCGCGGGGTCCGCAGGACCGCGGCCGCGCTCGCCGGCGGCGCGCTCGTCGTGCTGCCGACGCTGACCACGGGCCTGCCGACGCCGGTGGTCATCGCCGGTGCCGGGGAGACCCTGCCGGACCAGGCCGCCCCGATCCAGCAGCCGAACATCGTCATGCCGCCCGTCGCCGTCGACGGCAGCCTGCCCCAGCCGCCGCTGCCCACCCCGCTGGTCGTGCCCGGCGGGCGTGCCGGCTCGGCGGGCATTTCCGGGCCGCTCGGCATCCCGGCGAGCATGCTCAAGGCGTACCAGAACGCCGCCGAAATCCTGGCGAAGGAACAGCCTGGCTGCCACCTCGACTGGGCGCTGATCGCGAGCATCGGCCGGATCGAGTCGAACCACGCGCGCGGCGGGTACGTCAACGCCAACGGCGACACGCTGGAGCCGATCCTCGGCCCGGTGCTCAACGGCGCGGGTGCATTCGCCGCGATCCCGGACACCGACGGCGGCAAGTACGACGGCGACCCGGTCTGGGACCGCGCGGTCGGCCCGACGCAGTTCATCCCCTCCACGTGGCAGGGCTACGCCTCCGACGGCAACGGCGACGGCGTGTCGAACCCGAACAACATCTACGACGAAACCTTGGCCACCGCGCGCTACCTGTGCTCAGGTGGTCTGGACCTGTCGACGGACGCCGGACAGCGCTTGGCCGTCCGCCGCTACAACAACTCGCAGTCCTATGTGGACACTGTGCTGGCGTGGGCCGCGGCCTACCGCGGCGGCGTCGCCCAGCTCCCCGACAGCCAGGTGCCGATCGGCACGCCCAACGCCCCGGACTCCGCCGCCGCGGGCAGCCCGGCCGGCATCCCCGCCCCGCCGGCGCCCCCGGTGACCGCCCAGCCGCCGGGCTCGCTGCCGGGCACGTCGACGCCGCCGACCACCACGTCGCCGACGTCGTCCACGCCGACCACCACGCCGGGCAGCCCCACCACCGATCCGACGAAGACCCCGCCGGCGTCCACCACCCCGCCGGCCACCACGCCGCCGCCGTCGACCACGGCCACCACCACCCCGCCGCCGGCCACCACTCCGGCCGACTCGGCGGGCACGGCCACCGAAACGACCACCACCACGACGAGCCCGACGGGATGA
- a CDS encoding DeoR/GlpR family DNA-binding transcription regulator yields MARHERLSALLDMLGQREKIDVEDVAGELAVSAATIRRDLDHLAEQQLLTRTRGGAVANDLAYDLPLRYKTARHVPEKQRISAAAAAFAAKGMVVGLNGGTTTAGVARALAIRSDLAGRGDAPGITVVTNALNIAHELAVRPNVKIVVTGGVARPQSFELSGPLATRVLSELTIDLLFLGVDAFDPEAGAFAHHEGEASINRLMVERAERVVAVADGSKLSRRAFARICETTQVHALVTDTDADPEAVRAFEAAGVEVRAV; encoded by the coding sequence ATGGCCCGGCACGAACGGTTGAGCGCCCTGCTGGACATGCTGGGACAGCGGGAAAAGATCGACGTCGAGGACGTCGCCGGGGAGTTGGCCGTCTCGGCCGCCACCATCCGGCGGGATCTTGACCACCTCGCCGAGCAGCAGCTGCTGACGCGCACTCGCGGGGGTGCCGTCGCCAATGATCTCGCCTATGACCTGCCGCTGCGCTACAAGACCGCGCGGCACGTGCCGGAGAAGCAGCGGATCAGTGCCGCCGCGGCCGCGTTCGCCGCGAAGGGGATGGTCGTCGGCCTCAACGGGGGGACGACCACCGCGGGGGTCGCGAGGGCGCTCGCCATCCGGTCCGACCTGGCCGGACGCGGGGACGCGCCGGGGATCACCGTCGTCACGAACGCACTCAACATCGCGCACGAGCTGGCCGTGCGGCCGAACGTGAAGATCGTCGTCACCGGCGGGGTCGCGCGGCCGCAGTCGTTCGAGCTGAGCGGGCCCCTGGCGACGAGGGTGCTCAGCGAGCTCACCATCGATCTGCTCTTCCTCGGCGTCGACGCCTTCGACCCGGAAGCCGGCGCGTTCGCCCACCACGAGGGCGAGGCCAGCATCAACCGGCTGATGGTGGAACGCGCCGAACGCGTCGTCGCCGTCGCGGACGGGTCGAAGCTGAGCCGGCGCGCCTTCGCCCGGATCTGTGAAACGACGCAGGTGCACGCCCTCGTCACGGACACCGACGCCGACCCGGAGGCGGTGCGGGCCTTCGAAGCCGCCGGGGTCGAAGTCCGGGCTGTCTGA
- a CDS encoding CGNR zinc finger domain-containing protein — protein MRAEFPDFRLGSVLATSFTATLTERRGDAVERIPTPQRLVDWLAVTGLAVDSCTTAQLDLARELRESIHAAATAAALQDPLPAPAVRVINDRSAQGRASAVLTPEGKRRWQLSSASRVEDALGVIAADAISIVSGERDGRLALCASPTCQAAFFDTSQSRTRRWCDMNTCGNRQKKARFNANQRKKTE, from the coding sequence ATGCGTGCCGAGTTCCCCGACTTCCGCCTCGGCAGCGTGCTGGCGACCAGCTTCACGGCGACACTGACGGAGCGTCGTGGCGACGCCGTGGAGCGCATTCCGACGCCGCAGCGGCTCGTCGACTGGCTGGCCGTGACCGGCCTCGCCGTGGACTCCTGCACCACCGCCCAGCTTGACCTCGCCCGGGAGTTGAGGGAGTCGATCCACGCCGCCGCGACCGCGGCCGCGCTCCAGGACCCTCTGCCCGCGCCTGCTGTCCGCGTCATCAACGACCGCAGCGCTCAGGGTCGGGCCTCGGCTGTCCTGACGCCCGAGGGCAAGCGGCGCTGGCAGCTCAGCTCGGCTTCCCGCGTGGAAGACGCCCTCGGCGTGATCGCCGCCGACGCGATCAGCATCGTTTCCGGCGAACGAGACGGAAGGCTGGCCCTGTGCGCATCACCGACCTGCCAGGCCGCCTTCTTCGACACCAGCCAAAGCCGCACCCGCAGGTGGTGTGACATGAACACGTGCGGGAATCGCCAGAAGAAGGCGCGCTTCAACGCCAATCAGCGCAAGAAAACCGAGTGA
- a CDS encoding YidC/Oxa1 family membrane protein insertase, giving the protein MFGFLDVPVAGAYHLIHAFTGPLSTAPAIVLFTLCVRLLLHPLARSAARGERARAALMPEMQALRAKHGKDRERLAAELTKLQQKSGASLFTGCLPMLLQLPFFMVLYRLFTTPAIGGEPNSLLGATLLGTPLGAHGLAGGPLVFVIAAGLAVVAWVSIRLQNRGAAADVPGGKLLRLLPYGTVLATLVVPQAAGIYLLTTTAWTAAERALLRRGS; this is encoded by the coding sequence ATGTTCGGCTTTCTCGACGTGCCCGTCGCCGGCGCGTACCACCTGATCCACGCGTTCACCGGCCCGCTCTCGACGGCGCCGGCCATCGTCCTGTTCACCCTCTGCGTGCGGCTGCTGCTGCACCCGCTCGCCCGGTCGGCGGCCCGCGGCGAGCGCGCCCGGGCCGCGTTGATGCCGGAAATGCAGGCCCTGCGGGCCAAGCACGGCAAGGACCGCGAGCGCCTGGCCGCGGAGCTGACGAAGCTGCAGCAGAAGTCCGGGGCCTCGCTGTTCACCGGCTGCCTGCCGATGCTGCTGCAGCTGCCGTTCTTCATGGTGCTGTACCGGCTCTTCACGACCCCGGCGATCGGCGGCGAACCCAACTCGCTGCTCGGCGCAACCTTGCTCGGGACGCCGCTGGGCGCGCACGGCCTGGCCGGCGGCCCGCTCGTGTTCGTGATCGCGGCCGGGCTCGCCGTCGTCGCCTGGGTTTCGATCCGCCTGCAGAACCGCGGCGCCGCGGCCGACGTCCCGGGCGGCAAGCTCCTGCGGCTGCTGCCCTACGGCACGGTCCTCGCGACGCTGGTCGTGCCGCAGGCCGCCGGGATCTACCTGCTCACCACCACGGCGTGGACCGCGGCGGAACGGGCGCTGCTACGACGCGGCTCGTGA
- a CDS encoding DUF6412 domain-containing protein has protein sequence MTTLLELAFPVVTSPTALVAFASLAAASLLVVLLVGSTHRSELTLWSAPVRSRATALRRRARRAEFIRLRDPGASGRRRPRAPGSRSTAA, from the coding sequence GTGACCACGTTGCTGGAGCTCGCGTTCCCCGTCGTGACCAGCCCGACGGCGCTGGTCGCCTTCGCCTCCCTCGCCGCCGCGAGCCTGCTGGTCGTGCTGCTGGTCGGCAGCACCCACCGCAGCGAGCTCACCCTCTGGTCGGCGCCGGTGCGCAGCCGCGCCACGGCCCTGCGCCGCCGGGCCCGGCGCGCCGAGTTCATCCGGCTCCGCGACCCCGGTGCGTCCGGGCGTCGCAGGCCACGAGCACCCGGTTCCCGCAGCACGGCTGCGTAG
- a CDS encoding J-domain-containing protein, with product MTGRKPPKVSFRWWVDRQIGEARERGDFDDLPGTGKPLPKPTGNDAATDWVLREVRKGGHDTRALLPPALALKREVQDLPQRLAAERTEQQVRAVVDDLNERIRQAYLNHHTGPPLTVALVDVEEAVEDWRRSRAAS from the coding sequence ATGACCGGACGCAAGCCGCCCAAGGTCTCCTTCCGCTGGTGGGTCGACCGGCAGATCGGCGAGGCCCGCGAGCGCGGCGACTTCGACGACCTCCCCGGCACCGGGAAGCCGCTGCCGAAGCCCACCGGCAACGACGCGGCGACCGACTGGGTGTTGCGCGAGGTCCGCAAAGGCGGCCACGACACCAGGGCGTTGCTGCCGCCCGCACTCGCCCTCAAGCGCGAGGTGCAGGACCTGCCGCAGCGGCTCGCCGCCGAGCGGACCGAACAGCAGGTGCGGGCGGTCGTCGACGACCTCAACGAGCGGATCCGGCAGGCCTACCTCAACCACCACACCGGCCCGCCGCTCACGGTGGCGCTGGTGGACGTCGAGGAAGCCGTCGAGGACTGGCGGCGCTCACGAGCCGCGTCGTAG